One window from the genome of Synergistaceae bacterium encodes:
- a CDS encoding S9 family peptidase, giving the protein MQYGLWSFLCAAALCAPLVVNAREARADTSPPLIPMEDFFRNPEVASFSISPNGKKLAYMKPWERRLNVYVRDIYSGEERRLTSAVERDVAGFFWKGNDHIAFRQDKGGDENFHIFLVDIGGGEPRELTPFDGVKTYVLDDLEEDPRHMLISMNKDNPKVFDVYRCDLDTGELTQIAQNPGNITGWMTDHEGKLRVAYTTDGVNQSLLYRATEEESFKTLITTNFKNDFSPLMFSYDNRLLYVASNLDRDKTAIYTFDPDKNETLDLIYEHPEVDVGRLTSSKKRKTITGVVYTTDKAYYHFFDEDRKKLQDTLEAKLPGYEVAVTDMDDDEKRVILATYSDRMRGVYYLYDCETDKLEKLANLAAWLKEDQMAVMSPIQFKSRDGLTIHGYLTLPTEAVSKDLPVVVIPHGGPSARDSWGFDSEAQFLANRGMAVLQVNFRGSTGYGKAFWEAGFKQWGKGMQNDVTDGVLWLIGQGVAAKDRVAIYGGSYGGYAALAGATFTPDLYACAVSYVGPSNIFTLLESIPPYWEPVRDMEYEMIGDPIKDKTLLEEVSPVFHADRIKIPLLVAQGANDPRVKQAESDQIVEAVKKTGKDVVYLVKDNEGHGFHNEENRFDFYRTMEEFFRKHLGLR; this is encoded by the coding sequence ATGCAGTATGGCCTTTGGAGTTTTTTGTGCGCGGCGGCACTTTGCGCGCCTCTCGTGGTGAACGCGCGGGAAGCCAGAGCGGATACGTCACCGCCGCTTATCCCGATGGAAGATTTTTTTCGGAACCCCGAGGTCGCCAGTTTCTCCATATCCCCCAACGGTAAAAAGCTGGCTTACATGAAGCCCTGGGAACGCCGCTTGAACGTCTACGTCCGCGATATCTACAGCGGAGAGGAACGCCGCCTAACCTCCGCTGTAGAGCGAGATGTCGCGGGATTTTTCTGGAAGGGCAACGATCACATAGCCTTCAGACAGGACAAAGGTGGAGACGAGAACTTTCATATTTTTCTGGTGGATATCGGCGGCGGTGAGCCCCGGGAACTGACTCCTTTCGACGGAGTCAAAACATACGTGCTGGATGATCTGGAAGAAGACCCGCGTCATATGCTGATCTCCATGAACAAGGATAACCCAAAGGTCTTCGACGTTTATCGTTGCGACCTAGATACGGGGGAACTGACCCAAATCGCCCAAAACCCAGGCAACATTACGGGCTGGATGACCGATCACGAGGGTAAACTCCGAGTTGCCTACACGACGGACGGTGTAAATCAGAGCCTTCTCTACCGGGCGACAGAAGAGGAGTCCTTCAAGACATTGATCACTACGAACTTCAAAAATGACTTTTCTCCGCTCATGTTCAGCTATGACAACCGGTTGTTATACGTCGCCTCGAACCTAGACCGCGACAAAACAGCCATCTACACCTTTGATCCCGACAAAAACGAGACATTGGACCTGATCTACGAGCACCCAGAGGTGGACGTCGGGCGGCTGACTTCCTCGAAAAAACGAAAGACGATCACGGGTGTCGTCTACACCACCGACAAAGCATACTATCACTTCTTCGATGAAGACCGGAAAAAACTTCAGGACACCCTCGAAGCTAAACTACCCGGTTACGAGGTCGCGGTCACGGACATGGACGACGACGAAAAACGCGTCATTCTGGCCACTTATAGCGATAGGATGCGTGGCGTTTATTACCTCTACGACTGTGAAACAGACAAGCTGGAAAAACTGGCCAACCTGGCGGCCTGGCTGAAAGAGGATCAGATGGCGGTCATGTCCCCTATTCAGTTCAAATCCAGGGACGGGCTCACCATTCACGGCTACCTCACGCTGCCTACAGAGGCCGTATCTAAGGATCTGCCCGTTGTGGTGATCCCTCACGGGGGCCCTTCTGCGCGCGACAGTTGGGGTTTCGACTCCGAAGCCCAGTTTTTGGCCAATCGGGGCATGGCTGTGCTGCAAGTCAATTTTCGTGGTTCCACCGGCTACGGTAAAGCCTTCTGGGAAGCCGGCTTTAAACAATGGGGCAAAGGTATGCAAAACGACGTGACTGATGGGGTACTGTGGTTGATTGGCCAGGGAGTGGCCGCCAAAGACAGGGTTGCTATTTACGGTGGCAGTTACGGGGGCTACGCGGCCCTAGCCGGAGCCACTTTCACCCCCGACCTTTACGCCTGCGCGGTGAGCTACGTGGGACCGTCTAATATTTTTACGCTTCTGGAGAGCATTCCCCCCTACTGGGAGCCCGTGCGAGATATGGAATACGAAATGATCGGCGACCCCATCAAGGACAAGACCCTGCTAGAGGAGGTTTCCCCCGTTTTTCACGCGGACAGAATCAAGATTCCCCTTCTGGTGGCTCAGGGGGCCAATGACCCGCGGGTGAAGCAAGCGGAGTCCGATCAAATCGTCGAAGCTGTAAAAAAAACGGGCAAGGACGTTGTCTACCTGGTCAAAGACAACGAAGGCCACGGGTTTCATAACGAAGAAAACCGCTTCGATTTCTACCGGACCATGGAGGAGTTCTTCCGTAAACATTTGGGCTTGCGTTGA
- a CDS encoding peptide-methionine (S)-S-oxide reductase gives MSQRTMDVVEPVLVTALGCIPRIDQIRPRFLETAVFGVECFLCAESHFGITRGIWKTSVGYTGGRYNAPSSNDVGDHMEAVRVEYDPLMLSYGQLLKVFLLQHVPSRTSALPSYVARIFVKNEFEKRLAQAAIERHELYSEGSCSVLVSMYKSFYEAEKRHQKYFLRASPFLMEEMKHFYSEEENLVNSTLAARLNGILGQPFPKFGLPEDISLYDLSEKAMRALTHLTP, from the coding sequence GTGAGCCAAAGGACGATGGATGTCGTGGAGCCAGTGCTGGTCACTGCGTTGGGTTGTATTCCCCGAATAGACCAGATAAGGCCGCGATTTTTGGAGACCGCAGTCTTTGGGGTAGAGTGTTTTTTATGCGCTGAATCCCACTTCGGAATCACAAGGGGAATATGGAAAACCTCCGTCGGTTACACGGGAGGGCGGTATAACGCGCCCTCCTCCAATGACGTGGGAGATCATATGGAGGCGGTGCGGGTCGAGTACGATCCTTTGATGCTCAGTTACGGGCAACTCCTGAAGGTTTTCCTGCTCCAGCATGTGCCCTCACGGACTTCAGCGTTGCCTTCATACGTCGCGCGTATTTTTGTCAAGAACGAATTTGAGAAACGCTTGGCCCAAGCGGCTATCGAACGTCACGAACTGTACTCAGAAGGTTCCTGCTCCGTCCTCGTGTCGATGTACAAATCTTTTTATGAAGCCGAAAAGCGGCATCAGAAATATTTTCTTCGGGCCTCACCTTTCTTGATGGAAGAAATGAAGCATTTTTATTCCGAAGAGGAAAACTTGGTCAACTCCACTTTGGCGGCACGTTTGAACGGTATTTTAGGGCAACCTTTTCCCAAGTTTGGGCTTCCGGAGGACATATCCCTGTATGACTTGAGCGAAAAAGCCATGCGTGCTTTGACGCACCTGACGCCATAA
- a CDS encoding 2-dehydropantoate 2-reductase, which translates to MKIVIVGLGGVGGIVGGRLATGLADDDYDVVFWCRGETLDAVSTEGLHILGHDGKVTVRPALATHDAQRVGEADLLLFATKNYHLEAAAQELAPLATEKTTVIPLLNGVSATFILEKHFPKSDVLGGCVYISAHVEKPGTVRQVGTMQRIFFGKKGISEANNRLCYGNIEQILRKSGVNVTLTDRIDVETWSKFVFLSPFAGVTTLFRRSISEALSHGESSETVSRMIRELESLARAKNVDLPENISDITIEKARAFAPLTKTSMQLDQEKDRPTELEALIGYVCKEGEALKLPTPTYNTVYESLKNICRT; encoded by the coding sequence ATGAAAATCGTTATTGTGGGACTGGGAGGCGTCGGCGGCATCGTCGGCGGCCGTTTAGCGACGGGCTTGGCTGACGATGACTACGACGTCGTTTTTTGGTGCCGTGGGGAAACTCTCGACGCCGTATCCACGGAGGGACTCCACATTCTAGGACACGACGGGAAAGTGACGGTGCGTCCCGCCTTGGCGACTCACGACGCTCAGCGGGTCGGGGAAGCCGATTTATTGCTCTTCGCGACGAAAAATTATCATTTGGAAGCAGCCGCGCAGGAACTCGCTCCTTTGGCGACGGAAAAGACGACGGTCATTCCGCTACTCAATGGGGTTAGCGCCACGTTCATCCTGGAAAAACACTTTCCAAAAAGCGACGTCCTAGGAGGCTGCGTCTATATCTCCGCTCACGTCGAGAAACCCGGAACCGTGCGACAGGTTGGGACGATGCAGCGCATCTTTTTCGGCAAGAAAGGCATCAGCGAGGCGAACAATCGCCTATGCTATGGTAATATCGAACAGATTCTCAGAAAAAGCGGCGTCAACGTTACACTGACCGATCGGATCGACGTGGAGACGTGGTCGAAATTCGTTTTTCTCTCTCCTTTCGCTGGCGTAACAACGCTTTTTAGACGCAGCATCAGCGAAGCTCTGAGCCACGGGGAAAGTTCCGAGACCGTCAGCAGGATGATCCGCGAACTCGAATCTCTGGCTAGAGCGAAGAACGTAGATCTTCCAGAAAATATTTCGGATATCACCATTGAGAAAGCGCGCGCTTTCGCGCCCCTCACCAAAACATCAATGCAATTGGACCAGGAGAAGGATCGCCCTACCGAACTCGAAGCCTTGATCGGCTATGTCTGCAAGGAGGGTGAGGCTTTGAAGCTTCCCACCCCCACCTACAATACCGTTTACGAGAGTCTCAAAAACATCTGCAGAACGTGA